The following proteins are co-located in the Desulfoscipio sp. XC116 genome:
- a CDS encoding RNA-binding protein, with protein MARTLYVGNLPWGTKAEDLGEAFSRYGEVVGSRIITDRETGRSRGFGFVEVKDEDAEGMIAALNGTDFEGRIITVNEARARE; from the coding sequence ATGGCGCGAACATTATATGTGGGAAATCTACCGTGGGGAACTAAAGCCGAGGATTTAGGCGAGGCCTTTTCAAGATACGGAGAAGTTGTGGGCAGCCGTATTATTACCGACAGAGAAACCGGCCGCTCACGCGGCTTCGGTTTTGTAGAGGTAAAGGACGAGGATGCCGAAGGTATGATTGCGGCATTAAACGGTACCGATTTCGAAGGGCGGATCATCACCGTCAACGAAGCCCGGGCCAGGGAATAG
- a CDS encoding ABC transporter permease subunit codes for MQVEESIKTWGQLSGNDTNDLDDLIAVKPLNRAAIGIRAVLLALAALTVYALSTIDYRSVDVYTAAADTVSNFKLMFLQPYSHRFSLWEAFYEVLITLGLAFLTTLFGAAVALFLGLLAAQNLAPKPVTNLIKGFVAFIRAVPTILWVLIFAVAAGLGSAAAVIGMTFHSISYLTKAYSESFEDLNADVIEALTASGANWWQIVFQAVIPSSVTYLLSWTFLRFEINFANAVAMGAAAGAAGIGFDLFMAGEYYFDLREVGLITYLILGFAVLLETCSTTMKAGFQKK; via the coding sequence ATGCAGGTTGAAGAATCAATTAAAACCTGGGGGCAGTTAAGCGGCAATGATACCAACGATCTGGACGACTTAATCGCCGTTAAACCCCTGAACAGGGCGGCCATAGGGATACGGGCGGTTTTACTGGCTTTGGCGGCGCTGACCGTATATGCCCTGAGCACCATTGATTACCGTAGTGTAGATGTTTACACGGCGGCAGCGGACACGGTCAGTAATTTTAAATTAATGTTTCTGCAGCCGTATTCGCACCGTTTTAGTCTGTGGGAAGCGTTCTACGAAGTGCTGATCACTTTGGGGCTGGCGTTTTTAACCACCTTGTTCGGCGCTGCCGTCGCCTTGTTTTTGGGACTCTTGGCCGCTCAAAATCTGGCCCCGAAGCCGGTTACCAATCTAATCAAAGGTTTTGTGGCTTTTATCAGGGCGGTGCCCACAATCCTGTGGGTATTGATTTTTGCCGTGGCCGCCGGATTGGGCAGCGCGGCCGCAGTTATCGGCATGACCTTCCATTCAATCAGCTATCTAACCAAGGCCTATTCCGAGTCTTTTGAAGACCTGAATGCGGACGTTATCGAAGCTTTAACGGCCAGCGGCGCCAATTGGTGGCAAATTGTTTTTCAGGCGGTGATACCTTCTTCTGTCACTTATTTACTGTCCTGGACCTTCCTGCGTTTTGAGATCAACTTTGCCAATGCCGTTGCCATGGGCGCCGCTGCCGGAGCAGCCGGAATCGGCTTTGATTTGTTCATGGCCGGTGAATATTATTTCGATTTGCGGGAAGTAGGGTTAATTACCTATTTGATTTTGGGTTTCGCCGTTTTGCTGGAGACGTGTTCCACAACTATGAAGGCCGGGTTCCAAAAGAAATGA
- a CDS encoding alpha-D-ribose 1-methylphosphonate 5-phosphate C-P-lyase PhnJ — MKMHQQGYNFAFLDENTKREIRRKVLKAVAIPGYQVPFASPELPIARGWGTGGIQITMSIIGPNDVLKVIDQGCDGGVNAVNIRNLLVKTTGVETTFDTKAATIVQTRHRIPEEKMREDQILVLQVPIPDPLRYVEPSEVKAREMHGEMDYSRMWIFLYENIVKWGEITIGARYPSLVNGRYLIDPSPIPRWDVPKLDNADTLYLFGAGREKRIYAVPPYTRVQPLEFDDFKFRVEDFNGHSCTRCGASHTYLNEITGAGNGQKIYACSDSSHCDKLRRARKEGTD, encoded by the coding sequence ATGAAGATGCACCAGCAGGGCTATAATTTCGCTTTTTTAGATGAAAACACCAAAAGGGAAATCCGGCGTAAAGTTTTAAAGGCGGTGGCTATTCCCGGTTACCAGGTGCCCTTTGCTTCCCCGGAACTGCCCATTGCCCGGGGCTGGGGCACCGGCGGCATCCAAATCACCATGTCCATTATCGGGCCGAACGATGTGCTTAAAGTAATCGACCAGGGCTGCGACGGCGGTGTAAACGCGGTGAATATCCGCAATCTGCTGGTAAAGACCACCGGGGTTGAGACTACCTTCGACACCAAAGCGGCCACTATCGTGCAGACGCGGCACCGGATACCCGAGGAAAAGATGCGCGAAGATCAGATCCTGGTTCTCCAGGTGCCCATTCCCGACCCGCTGCGCTACGTGGAGCCCAGTGAGGTAAAAGCCAGGGAGATGCACGGTGAAATGGATTACAGCAGAATGTGGATTTTCCTGTATGAGAACATTGTCAAATGGGGGGAGATTACCATCGGCGCGCGTTATCCGTCCCTGGTCAACGGCCGCTATCTTATTGATCCGTCGCCGATACCGCGTTGGGACGTGCCGAAGCTGGACAATGCGGATACATTATATCTTTTCGGCGCCGGCCGGGAAAAAAGGATTTATGCCGTCCCGCCCTACACCAGGGTGCAGCCGCTGGAGTTTGATGATTTTAAATTCCGGGTTGAGGATTTTAACGGCCACAGTTGTACCCGCTGCGGCGCTTCACATACTTATCTCAATGAAATTACGGGCGCCGGGAACGGCCAAAAAATATACGCTTGTTCCGACAGCAGTCACTGTGACAAGCTCCGGCGGGCCCGGAAGGAAGGAACTGACTGA
- the proB gene encoding glutamate 5-kinase: METRSYNRMQRIIVKVGSSSLTYSNGKLNISQIEALVRQLTDLHNRGLDVLLVTSGAVGAGMGRLGFTERPRTIPEKQAAAAVGQGLLLHMYEKIFAEYGLVVGQVLLTKADFANRRRFLNARNTLQAMLNMDIIPIINENDTVAVDEIKLGDNDNLAAMVGALVDADILILLSDIDGLYSCKPGTSGARIIREINEITDEIEALAGGVGSGVGTGGMATKIQAARIAMHSGLVTIIARAAEPDVIRRLVAGEPLGTVFWPSVKLVNKKRWIAFSATVCGRIYIDEGAARALRENGKSLLPSGITAVEGSFEMGNTVSVIAPDGKEIARGIVNYAAAEIEQIRGKKTNEIAPLLGYKDYDEVIHRDNLALE, encoded by the coding sequence ATGGAAACAAGAAGCTACAATCGCATGCAGCGAATAATAGTGAAGGTCGGTTCCAGCTCGCTTACTTACTCCAACGGCAAGCTGAACATCAGCCAAATTGAAGCGCTGGTCCGGCAATTAACCGATTTGCACAACCGTGGTCTTGATGTTTTACTGGTTACGTCCGGAGCGGTGGGAGCCGGTATGGGCAGACTTGGTTTCACGGAACGGCCCCGCACTATTCCTGAAAAACAAGCGGCAGCTGCGGTGGGGCAAGGTTTGCTGTTGCATATGTACGAGAAAATATTTGCCGAATACGGGCTGGTGGTGGGACAAGTGCTGCTGACCAAGGCCGATTTTGCCAATCGCCGACGGTTCTTAAATGCCCGTAATACCTTGCAGGCCATGTTGAATATGGATATTATACCGATAATCAATGAAAACGATACCGTGGCGGTCGATGAAATCAAACTGGGTGATAATGATAACCTGGCGGCTATGGTAGGCGCTTTGGTTGACGCGGATATTTTAATACTGCTTTCCGATATAGACGGGCTGTACAGCTGCAAGCCGGGTACATCCGGGGCCCGGATAATCCGGGAAATAAATGAAATCACTGATGAAATAGAGGCCCTGGCCGGAGGTGTTGGATCGGGGGTGGGCACAGGCGGCATGGCCACCAAGATTCAAGCCGCCCGCATTGCCATGCACTCCGGATTGGTTACTATAATTGCCCGAGCCGCCGAACCCGATGTAATAAGACGATTAGTGGCCGGTGAACCGCTGGGTACTGTTTTTTGGCCTTCAGTTAAACTGGTTAATAAAAAAAGATGGATTGCCTTTAGTGCTACTGTTTGCGGGCGAATTTACATAGATGAGGGAGCGGCCCGCGCGCTGCGTGAAAATGGCAAAAGCCTGCTGCCTTCGGGCATTACCGCCGTTGAGGGCAGCTTTGAAATGGGCAACACGGTGAGCGTAATCGCCCCGGACGGTAAGGAAATTGCCCGGGGGATAGTTAATTATGCCGCTGCTGAAATAGAGCAGATCAGAGGCAAAAAAACCAATGAAATAGCTCCGCTGCTCGGCTATAAGGATTATGACGAAGTAATTCACCGGGACAACCTGGCGCTGGAGTAA
- the nadD gene encoding nicotinate-nucleotide adenylyltransferase, with amino-acid sequence MSNILNEPKKRRIGLMGGTFDPIHHGHLVAAEEARCQFGMEKVIFIPTGKPPHKTGRDISPPEHRLEMTEKAVSSNPYFTISDLEIQREGLSYTIDTVRAMKELYAGWEMFFITGSDAVLEILAWKNVDGLLKECFFVAATRPGFQLGSVSHKLGHLPEGSLAKIKTIEVPALAISSTDIRNRVRQGRPIKYLLPEAVEKFIYQNNLYQS; translated from the coding sequence ATGAGTAATATCCTTAACGAGCCAAAGAAAAGAAGAATCGGCCTGATGGGCGGCACATTTGACCCTATACACCACGGGCATTTGGTGGCTGCGGAAGAGGCCCGCTGCCAATTCGGCATGGAAAAAGTAATTTTTATTCCGACCGGCAAACCGCCGCACAAAACCGGAAGGGATATTTCCCCGCCGGAGCATCGGTTGGAAATGACTGAAAAGGCGGTTAGCTCCAACCCGTACTTTACTATTTCCGACCTGGAAATACAAAGGGAAGGTCTATCGTATACGATTGACACTGTGCGAGCTATGAAGGAGCTTTACGCCGGATGGGAAATGTTTTTTATTACCGGTTCAGATGCCGTGCTGGAGATATTGGCTTGGAAAAACGTTGATGGGCTGCTGAAGGAGTGTTTTTTTGTTGCGGCCACCAGGCCGGGGTTCCAGCTTGGCAGCGTTAGCCATAAATTAGGTCACTTGCCCGAAGGGTCCCTGGCTAAAATTAAAACCATTGAAGTACCCGCACTGGCCATTTCATCCACAGATATCAGGAACCGGGTGCGGCAGGGCAGACCTATTAAATATTTGCTGCCCGAAGCGGTGGAAAAATTTATTTACCAAAATAACTTATACCAATCTTAG
- a CDS encoding carbon-phosphorus lyase complex subunit PhnI has translation MGYVAVSGGSEAILKAEELVAYFRLKGDSAPLEVGQIKEQQRLAVDKVMGEGALYAPTIAALSLKQAEGDNIEASFIVRAYRATRARRYVSLPADTGEMKIIRRISGAFQDIPGGQILGPTRDYTQRLVNFSLLDEERDSVRDFLMGLDVQMSAQQLPDTFPKVVELLRREGLLVEPSDAGGGLCDITRESISFPCRRSAKLQSLARGETGAMMALAYSSIRGYGDIHPYLGELRVGTVPLRINHPGANEPVYVGGILVTEAEIIARYDEGDKSGKPQLTLGYGLCFGHNELKAISMGILDRTLLSRSAHKAPAEDEEFVLYHIDGIESSGFVAHWKLPHYVTFQSTLDRLRRTRKLKEDEDAPAGL, from the coding sequence ATGGGCTATGTGGCGGTTTCCGGAGGTTCGGAGGCCATATTAAAGGCGGAAGAACTGGTCGCTTACTTCCGTCTCAAGGGAGATTCCGCTCCGCTTGAGGTTGGCCAGATTAAAGAACAGCAGCGGCTGGCGGTAGATAAAGTGATGGGGGAGGGGGCTCTGTACGCTCCCACTATTGCCGCCCTGAGTTTAAAACAGGCCGAGGGGGACAACATAGAAGCTTCATTTATCGTGCGCGCCTACCGTGCCACCCGGGCCCGGCGCTATGTTTCGCTGCCGGCCGATACCGGGGAAATGAAAATAATCAGGCGTATTTCCGGCGCCTTTCAAGATATTCCCGGGGGCCAGATACTGGGGCCGACCAGAGACTATACCCAGCGACTGGTGAATTTTTCCCTGCTGGACGAGGAGCGGGACAGCGTGCGTGATTTTCTTATGGGTCTGGATGTACAGATGTCCGCACAGCAGCTTCCCGATACCTTCCCCAAAGTGGTGGAACTACTGCGCCGGGAGGGGCTGCTGGTGGAGCCTTCGGACGCAGGCGGTGGTTTGTGTGATATCACCAGGGAGAGTATCTCCTTCCCCTGCCGGCGCTCCGCCAAGCTGCAGTCCTTGGCCCGGGGGGAGACCGGGGCCATGATGGCCCTGGCCTACAGTTCCATCCGGGGATACGGCGATATCCACCCCTACCTGGGAGAACTGCGGGTGGGCACCGTGCCGCTGCGCATCAATCACCCGGGCGCCAATGAACCGGTATATGTAGGCGGGATTCTGGTAACCGAGGCTGAAATCATTGCCCGGTATGACGAGGGGGATAAGAGCGGTAAGCCGCAGCTTACCCTGGGTTACGGCCTGTGTTTCGGCCACAATGAACTGAAAGCCATTTCCATGGGCATTCTTGACCGCACCTTGCTCAGCCGCTCCGCCCATAAAGCGCCGGCGGAAGACGAAGAATTTGTTCTATATCATATTGACGGCATTGAATCCTCCGGCTTTGTGGCCCACTGGAAACTGCCCCATTATGTGACCTTTCAATCTACGCTGGACCGCCTGCGCAGGACCAGGAAGCTTAAGGAGGATGAAGATGCACCAGCAGGGCTATAA
- the phnH gene encoding phosphonate C-P lyase system protein PhnH, producing the protein MNVVFESGFDRVFDTQRIYRLMLDAVARPGKIMLLARPELYPPAEINPYAAGVAFTLLDSETSFALLPDNEASRQYICLNSGSRAEELSRAQFIILDGRGDFPELAGLCRGDLLFPERGATLIVMVDAIGEQGDGLRLTLRGPGVDGIQRLALKGLCPANMHRVQKLNREFPLGVDLILTDQNGALAALPRSCAVNIEKEVTC; encoded by the coding sequence ATGAACGTAGTTTTTGAATCCGGCTTCGACAGAGTGTTTGATACCCAGCGCATTTACCGGCTGATGCTGGACGCCGTGGCCAGGCCGGGGAAAATTATGCTCCTTGCGCGCCCGGAGCTTTATCCCCCGGCGGAAATTAATCCTTATGCCGCCGGAGTGGCCTTTACGCTGCTGGACAGTGAAACTTCTTTTGCCCTGCTGCCGGACAACGAAGCTTCCAGGCAATATATTTGTTTGAACAGCGGCTCCCGGGCGGAGGAATTATCCCGGGCGCAGTTTATCATCCTGGACGGCCGGGGTGATTTTCCGGAACTGGCCGGCCTGTGCCGGGGCGACTTGCTTTTCCCCGAACGGGGGGCGACCTTGATCGTCATGGTGGATGCCATTGGCGAACAAGGCGACGGGTTGCGGCTGACCCTGCGCGGACCCGGTGTTGACGGTATTCAGAGACTGGCACTGAAAGGTTTGTGCCCGGCCAATATGCACCGTGTGCAGAAATTGAACCGGGAGTTTCCCTTGGGCGTGGACCTTATTTTAACGGATCAGAACGGCGCCCTGGCGGCTTTGCCCCGCTCCTGCGCCGTGAATATTGAAAAGGAGGTGACCTGCTAA
- a CDS encoding PhnD/SsuA/transferrin family substrate-binding protein: MKKIFLFVLTTALMSLFLAGCSSSSDSSVVKEPDTITIAWLPNTVGEDLKEARDEIGKVIAEATGKKVDHKLTTDYAITIEAIASGTAQLAWVGAQQYIEAHEKNDKVLPLVVSSGDSGTLDDAMYYSRLVVKKGNEDQYKSGDGFSIDNIAGKTMSFVSTSSTSGCKVPSSGIVAHFSQQDQWKELKQEELLEGGGDKFFSQVIFGGSHQLSLVNVLTDKAEVAAVDDVDVASYVELTAGTENRPGAVYTVRENADPPFDKLAGAQYVLIQSTPVLNAPVVANTGVLKQETIDAITRALTSDEVTNNPKIFIAEGGKGFFNQPQCFLTVEDDWFEPIRELSK; the protein is encoded by the coding sequence ATGAAAAAAATCTTCTTGTTTGTACTGACCACGGCTTTGATGTCCTTATTTCTAGCCGGGTGTTCATCCTCATCCGATTCTTCTGTAGTGAAAGAACCCGACACCATTACCATTGCCTGGCTGCCCAATACTGTGGGAGAAGATCTTAAAGAAGCCAGGGACGAAATCGGCAAAGTCATAGCAGAAGCCACCGGGAAAAAGGTTGATCACAAATTAACCACCGACTACGCCATTACCATTGAGGCCATAGCCAGCGGCACCGCCCAGTTGGCCTGGGTAGGCGCTCAGCAATATATTGAGGCACACGAAAAAAACGATAAAGTCCTTCCTCTGGTGGTCAGCAGCGGTGATTCCGGAACTCTGGACGATGCCATGTACTACAGCCGGCTGGTGGTTAAGAAAGGGAACGAAGATCAGTACAAATCCGGCGACGGTTTTTCCATTGACAACATAGCGGGCAAAACAATGTCTTTCGTTTCCACCAGTTCAACATCCGGTTGCAAAGTGCCTTCGTCAGGCATCGTAGCGCACTTTTCCCAACAGGACCAGTGGAAAGAGCTGAAACAGGAGGAACTGCTTGAAGGCGGTGGCGACAAGTTTTTCAGCCAGGTGATTTTTGGCGGTTCCCACCAGCTGTCTTTGGTTAACGTGCTTACGGATAAAGCTGAAGTCGCCGCCGTTGACGATGTTGACGTCGCCAGCTATGTGGAGCTTACTGCGGGCACCGAGAACAGACCGGGTGCTGTCTATACCGTCAGAGAAAACGCCGATCCCCCCTTTGACAAACTGGCGGGAGCGCAATACGTGCTCATCCAGTCTACTCCGGTATTAAACGCGCCCGTCGTCGCCAATACCGGAGTGCTGAAACAGGAAACCATCGACGCAATAACCCGGGCTCTTACCTCCGACGAAGTGACCAATAATCCTAAAATCTTCATCGCCGAAGGCGGCAAAGGGTTCTTTAATCAGCCGCAGTGTTTCCTGACCGTTGAAGACGACTGGTTTGAACCCATCAGAGAACTGAGCAAATAA
- the phnC gene encoding phosphonate ABC transporter ATP-binding protein, with translation MALLELKNVTKYYNSNVPALAGVSLAVRKGEFVAVIGPSGAGKSTLLRCINRMIEVTGGEIYFDGVVASKIKKKELRKLRTKIGMIFQHYNLVDRLTVIENVLHGRLGYKSTLTGVLGRYSREEKMQAYGVIQFLGLHDQVYQRCDQLSGGQKQRVGIARALVQNPKMILCDEPIASLDPNASRIIMDHLKNVATQMGITMIVNLHQVNVALKYADRIIGVNHGRIVFDGPPDELTAGRIADIYGTESGELIIEPGERNAS, from the coding sequence ATGGCGTTATTGGAATTAAAAAATGTCACCAAGTATTATAACAGTAATGTTCCGGCTCTGGCCGGTGTGAGCCTTGCGGTCCGGAAGGGTGAGTTTGTTGCCGTCATCGGCCCTTCCGGGGCCGGCAAGTCCACCCTGCTCCGTTGTATTAATCGGATGATTGAAGTAACCGGCGGGGAAATCTATTTTGACGGAGTCGTGGCTTCAAAAATTAAGAAAAAAGAGTTAAGAAAACTAAGGACCAAAATCGGTATGATCTTTCAGCACTATAACCTGGTGGACCGGTTGACTGTAATCGAAAATGTGCTCCACGGCAGGCTTGGTTACAAGTCCACCTTGACGGGCGTGCTGGGCCGGTACAGCCGAGAGGAAAAAATGCAGGCCTATGGAGTGATTCAGTTTTTAGGTCTGCACGATCAGGTTTATCAGCGCTGCGATCAGTTAAGCGGCGGGCAGAAACAGCGGGTGGGGATTGCCAGGGCCCTGGTGCAAAATCCCAAAATGATTTTATGTGACGAGCCCATTGCTTCGCTGGACCCGAACGCTTCACGGATCATTATGGACCATCTGAAAAACGTGGCCACCCAAATGGGCATCACGATGATCGTCAACCTGCACCAGGTAAATGTGGCTCTGAAGTATGCGGACAGAATCATCGGCGTTAACCACGGGAGGATTGTTTTTGACGGTCCGCCGGATGAACTGACGGCCGGGCGAATTGCGGACATTTATGGTACGGAGTCCGGTGAACTGATTATCGAACCGGGAGAAAGAAATGCAAGCTGA
- the phnE gene encoding phosphonate ABC transporter, permease protein PhnE, with protein MQADIFVKRRNRSLLFFALLAVLTAGSIVITQYDVLKGFTSIFNAFYWGITNFYPDAGSLEKLPDILVKLRETVLMSIASTTVAAVFALFLALAGSRTTSINSAFSIASRGMASLFRNIPLVAWAMVLMLAFSQSPLTGYLALFFGSFGFLSRAFIETIDEVGSNPVEALQATGAGYFHIIFQAVLPSGMPQMISWLLYMIETNIRDATLVGILTGTGIGFAFQMYYHRFDYHAASLVVILIVITVIVIESVSNMIRRVIL; from the coding sequence ATGCAAGCTGATATCTTTGTCAAACGAAGAAACAGGAGTCTGCTCTTCTTTGCATTATTGGCCGTGCTGACCGCGGGCTCGATAGTGATTACCCAGTACGATGTGCTGAAAGGTTTTACCAGTATCTTTAATGCCTTTTACTGGGGGATCACCAATTTTTATCCCGATGCCGGGTCGTTGGAGAAGCTGCCCGATATTTTGGTGAAATTGCGGGAAACAGTGCTGATGTCCATCGCTTCCACCACCGTGGCCGCGGTTTTTGCCCTGTTTCTGGCCTTGGCCGGTTCCCGGACTACCAGTATCAACAGTGCGTTTAGTATTGCCAGCCGGGGCATGGCTTCACTTTTCCGCAATATCCCCCTGGTGGCCTGGGCCATGGTTTTAATGCTGGCGTTCAGCCAAAGCCCGTTGACGGGCTATCTGGCCTTGTTTTTCGGCTCCTTCGGGTTTCTATCCAGGGCGTTTATCGAAACCATTGACGAAGTGGGCAGCAACCCGGTGGAAGCTTTGCAGGCCACCGGCGCCGGTTATTTCCATATCATTTTTCAGGCGGTTTTGCCTTCCGGCATGCCCCAGATGATCAGCTGGCTGTTATACATGATCGAGACCAACATCCGCGACGCCACCTTGGTGGGAATTCTCACCGGCACGGGAATCGGCTTTGCTTTTCAAATGTACTACCACAGATTTGATTACCATGCCGCAAGCCTGGTGGTGATTTTAATTGTAATCACGGTTATTGTTATCGAATCCGTATCAAATATGATCAGAAGGGTGATTTTGTGA
- a CDS encoding glutamate-5-semialdehyde dehydrogenase: MEQRVIAKAQKAKEAARRLAYLSTDIKNSSLSAMADSLIRNTDKILAANDIDVRAGREKGLSRALIDRLLLTPERIADMADGLRMVASLPDPVGEVESMWTRPNGLRIGRTRVPLGVVGIIYEARPNVTVDAAGLCLKAGNAVVLRGGSEAINSNTAITNVVAGAATGAGLPEGAINLIEITDRAAVNVMLKLNDYIDVIIPRGGAGLIQTVVQNSTVPVIETGVGNCHVFVDRFADFKMARRIVINAKCQRPGVCNAMESLLVHQAVAEDFLPGMLEALKEAGVEVRGCERTMAAADWVKQATENDYAAEFLDLVMAVKVVDNLDEALDHIYRYGTKHSEAIITENYTRAMRFLNEIDAAAVYINASTRFTDGSQYGFGAEIGISTQKLHARGPMGLKELTTNKYIVFGEGQIRG; the protein is encoded by the coding sequence ATGGAACAGCGAGTGATCGCCAAGGCGCAAAAAGCCAAAGAGGCAGCTCGCCGGCTGGCCTATCTATCCACGGATATAAAAAATAGTTCTTTGTCGGCCATGGCGGACAGTTTGATCAGAAACACGGATAAAATATTGGCAGCCAACGATATTGATGTTCGAGCCGGGCGGGAGAAAGGGCTATCCCGTGCGCTGATCGACCGGCTGTTATTAACTCCGGAGCGGATAGCGGATATGGCGGATGGGTTACGTATGGTAGCCTCATTGCCCGACCCGGTGGGCGAGGTTGAAAGCATGTGGACTCGTCCCAACGGTTTGCGTATAGGGCGTACCCGGGTGCCTCTTGGTGTGGTGGGTATCATATATGAAGCCCGGCCCAATGTAACGGTGGACGCCGCCGGGCTGTGCCTGAAAGCAGGTAATGCGGTTGTACTGCGGGGCGGTTCCGAAGCCATTAACTCCAATACCGCCATTACCAACGTTGTTGCCGGCGCCGCCACCGGGGCCGGCCTGCCCGAGGGAGCCATTAACTTAATAGAGATAACCGACCGGGCGGCGGTTAACGTCATGCTGAAATTGAACGATTATATAGATGTGATTATTCCCCGGGGTGGCGCCGGGCTAATTCAAACTGTGGTGCAAAACTCCACCGTGCCCGTTATTGAAACCGGTGTGGGCAACTGTCATGTTTTTGTCGACCGCTTTGCCGATTTTAAAATGGCCCGGCGGATTGTTATCAACGCTAAATGCCAGCGCCCCGGGGTATGTAATGCTATGGAATCTTTGCTTGTTCACCAAGCCGTAGCGGAAGATTTTTTGCCCGGCATGCTTGAAGCGCTGAAGGAAGCCGGAGTGGAAGTGCGCGGCTGCGAGCGTACCATGGCGGCGGCCGACTGGGTTAAACAAGCCACTGAGAATGATTATGCCGCCGAGTTCCTGGACCTTGTCATGGCTGTAAAAGTGGTAGATAATCTGGATGAAGCGCTGGATCATATTTATCGCTACGGCACTAAACATTCCGAGGCTATTATTACTGAAAATTACACCCGGGCCATGCGCTTCTTAAATGAAATAGATGCCGCGGCGGTATATATCAATGCCTCCACTCGCTTTACCGACGGCAGTCAGTACGGCTTTGGGGCCGAGATCGGCATTAGCACCCAGAAGCTGCATGCCCGGGGACCTATGGGTTTAAAAGAACTGACTACTAATAAGTATATTGTGTTCGGCGAGGGGCAAATCAGGGGCTAA
- the phnF gene encoding phosphonate metabolism transcriptional regulator PhnF — MIDKESGIPYYRQLMAIIRRQVDNGVYKEGQRIPCEFELSNAYQVNRHTVRQAVAELSHAGILYKVKGRGTFVAKPPLDHLEYKISPRNRFTDNILQAGKMPGSRILRATRAAADEKTARTLGLSAGDAVYVLDILRLVDGSPFLLAVNFLPAACLPGFLERIENFSSLFIILEKHYGIRPYRVKYDFHASFPNREEALALKIPANMPVLKGRSLLKSQDGVLILYNVACYRGDQARVSIEW; from the coding sequence ATGATTGATAAAGAAAGCGGCATTCCTTATTATCGTCAGCTGATGGCTATAATCCGGCGGCAGGTGGATAACGGCGTTTATAAGGAAGGCCAGCGGATTCCCTGTGAGTTTGAGCTGAGCAACGCTTACCAGGTAAACCGTCACACCGTGCGCCAGGCCGTTGCCGAGCTGTCCCACGCCGGCATTTTGTACAAGGTTAAGGGACGGGGTACCTTCGTGGCTAAGCCACCTCTGGATCATCTGGAATATAAAATATCTCCCCGCAACCGGTTTACGGATAACATTCTCCAGGCGGGGAAAATGCCCGGCAGCAGAATATTGCGGGCCACCAGGGCGGCGGCGGATGAGAAGACAGCCCGAACGCTGGGTTTGTCAGCGGGAGATGCTGTATATGTGCTGGACATTCTTCGGTTGGTGGACGGCAGTCCCTTTCTACTGGCCGTTAATTTTCTTCCCGCCGCTTGTCTGCCGGGTTTTTTGGAGCGTATCGAAAACTTTTCCTCGTTGTTCATTATCTTGGAAAAGCACTACGGCATCAGGCCATACAGGGTAAAATACGACTTTCACGCCTCCTTTCCCAACCGGGAGGAGGCCCTGGCCCTGAAAATACCTGCCAACATGCCGGTGCTGAAAGGCCGGAGCCTGTTAAAATCCCAGGATGGCGTCCTGATTTTATATAACGTTGCCTGTTACCGCGGTGACCAAGCCAGAGTCAGTATTGAATGGTAA
- a CDS encoding phosphonate C-P lyase system protein PhnG produces the protein MELQDVLTRGDFPLWQEIARGIAERHEVKVVQNPDTCLVMMQALDSVGGTPFCLGEVLISEAAVTVDGVVGYGVAIEDEPARVLCFAVINAALAARVPEEEEILSAIAAEKERLLRMQRREDSLVAGTKVRFDIMEG, from the coding sequence ATGGAATTGCAGGATGTGCTGACCCGGGGGGATTTTCCCCTGTGGCAGGAAATAGCCCGGGGCATTGCCGAGCGGCACGAGGTTAAGGTGGTGCAAAATCCGGATACCTGCCTGGTGATGATGCAGGCCCTGGACAGCGTGGGCGGTACTCCGTTCTGTCTGGGTGAAGTGCTGATCAGCGAGGCCGCGGTGACCGTCGATGGGGTTGTAGGTTACGGCGTGGCTATTGAAGACGAGCCCGCCCGGGTACTGTGTTTTGCGGTGATTAACGCCGCCCTGGCCGCCCGGGTGCCGGAGGAAGAAGAAATTTTAAGCGCTATTGCCGCGGAAAAAGAGCGCCTGCTCCGGATGCAGCGGCGGGAAGACAGTCTTGTGGCCGGCACAAAGGTTCGCTTCGATATTATGGAGGGATAA